The segment AGATGCTGACACGGGGATCCAAAATGCCCGAATCCAGCAGGATCGGCCTCAGGGCAGagcaggtcccctggagctgccAGCATGGTCAACTCAGGACTAGCAATGATCTTTACAGCTATCCAAGCTTTTACCACATTGGGCAGCACAGGGAACTCCAGCAGGCTCCCTAGGGTCCTCCCCATGCCCAGGGTATGGCTGATGTCCAGTCAAAGCCTACCCTTCTTCCCAGAGGTCCTGTATTTATGTTCCTATATAAGCATCCCACCCCTATCAAAGGCCAAACCCAACTGTAGCCCGTCAGATGAGGCATGCCACTACTGTAGGCTTCCAGGGTGCCCTACCAGAGCTCATTGTCAAGAAGATGAGATCTGTCCCATCCCTGTCCCTGTCCTAGTTCAGTGCCATCCCACTGAAATGCTGCAACAGCTGGAGACAGAGGTTTTTTTAGCCAGCACCAGACGAATCCATTCGAAGAAAGATGAGTCTCAGACAGTGGAAAATGCCTTCCATGTGAGCAGAACAAAGCGTTTGAGAAGAAACCTCCAACCTGGGGCTAGAGCAGAGAGGAGTGAGGGTGGAGAGATGTCAGTGGAACCAGCGGTCAGCCGAAGAGAAGGGACTCAGGGCACCCTGTTCCCACGGCCACAGTGTCTCTCGCCTTATCTTGCAGAAGCCCCTGCCAACTTGGTTCCTTCACTCAGTTGGTACACCAGCACCTGCCATGCATGGCTTGGAGCAGCGTGGGCACACGGTGCCTTGACTGCAGTGCCTCCCACAGCCTGTCCAGGCTCTCTGGGAGGGCTGCTTACCTGGAAGGGAGTACACGCCAGGGAGGCAGTCCAGAGTGAAGGAAGAACTTGCTCTTCCCAGATGCCCTGAGCTGAAGAGTGGCCCTGCCCCCTGCAAGTCTTTGCTTACCCAGAGACTATGAACTAAACCACATTTAGAAATAAGGTCGTTGCCGATGCAGCCAAGACAAGGTCACGACAGGTTAGGTGTACCCTAAAGGAACCACTGACTGGTGTCCTtatgagaagagaaggagagttAGGAAGTGTTAGAGACTACTAGGACCTCCAGAAGCAGGGCTGTCCCCAGTTGCCTACAGATAGAACCTGGACCTGCTAACCCTAATGGTGGGTGCCCAGCCCCCAGAACAAAGCTATCATCCTTCTAAGCTATTGTTTATAGTCCTGGGAGTTTACTGAAAGTTAATAGCCTTAGCTAGGGGTGGTGgcgtatgcctgtaatcccagcactatggaCACGGGAGATAGAAAGATCACAAGTTTatgaccagcctgagctacaggaaaCCTTTCTCAAATCGAGTGAGGCATCCTTAACCCTGTATCCACCCCACCAGCCACACTGACTTAGAGACGCTGGGTTTTCACTGAGCTTTTGGCCCTGGTGCCTCATGGTGAGAAAAATCACCATGGCCAACAACCACAGACACACCAGCCCAGGGCAGCTGAAGTATGAATAGAGACAGAGGCAACCAGGCAGAGTGAGCGGTGGAATGAGCTATGTGACCATGACTTGCTGGTCACCCCTGGATAAGCACACAGGCCTTTCCAGGCACAAGCCTTGTGGTCTACAGGTCCACAGGGGCCCAGGCTGCATACCCACACTTCACTGCTTGAGAGAGCAGACAGGAGGCAGCCCTCTCTAGTTGCTCAGATGACAAGGCAACATTTTGGCTTTTCATCCTGGTAGCAGAGTTGCAGAGGAACGGCCAGTGCTTCCTCACCCCGAGATGGGTGTCGTGGCACTGTCCTACAGAGGGAGTGGGCTACTGGCTCTGAGACACCAAGGGGAAAACATGGTGGCTGGGGAGAGATAAATTTCCAGCTATCTCAGATGCCATGAGCACCCAGGAATCTTGCTGCTGGCTTCGTAAATGCTTCTAGAACACTTGATCTTGCTCTCTCAGAGATCCAATGTAGTCTGTGAGAGACAGCTGGGATCCTGCTCTGGCTAAGGCTTGATTGCTAGGCTCTGGTATCACCTTGTATGTGGCCAAGGGACAGAGCACCTCAACAGGGCTTCCACTCACCGCCTGGAGAATTGGAGGTGCCTGGAAGACTCCCTCAGGACCGTGCCATGGGATGCAGTGCTAGACCAGTCCCAGCTCTTCCTTTGCTTTAGCCATTGGGGTTATTTTCCTTCCCCCAGCATTTGTGACTTCTTCCCACAGAGCCATGACATCTGGTGGATATCACATGGAAAGCAACAAGTGCCTCAAGTTAAGGACAGTGGACATACCTTCTAGTGCTTCCTGCTGCAACCTCTGGGGCTGCCTATGGCCCAGGCAAACCCACAGATTGGGAGGAGCAGTGACAGGCAGGGCAGGCTAAGAAACGTGGCTTTAAGCCACCTCAGGGAGCCTGACAaacctgcctcccctccctccctccctccctcccacgatccctcccttcctcccccaaccCTCTCTTACTCCTGATTTCCTGAAAGTCTATGATATGTAGCCCATGAGCAACAAACACATCTGCCTTGTGAGAGACCATAAGCTTGCTTAGAGACTGAGAACTCAGCTCATTGCTGGGTTGTTTTGTAACCCAGAACCtctttcatgtgtgtctgtgtgggtatatTCAGTCACCAAACCTCATGTTAGCCCTGGAAGGGCCTGTCCTCCTCAGCAATCTGTACAGCTCCAGACCTAGACCTTTATAAATTTAAACCTCCTCCTCAGAAGCCAATCATACAACAGTTTCCTTTAAAGCCTTTATTTCCTGTCAATAAGATCCCAAAGTTGGAGTCTGTGTGGTCAAGTCTCAAGTTCCCAATGGTCAGCAAATTTGAGGAACAACTTGAAGACCCCTCTGTCATCTGACTCACACCAACAGCACCAAGGTTGGAAGATCTGGAGCCCTTCATCTGACAGGCTCATAAAGCTTTCCTcctaagggagaagggagaggcagagctCAAGAGAACAGGCCAACATTCAACCCAAGACACAAGCACGCCAGCACTATCACATTACGGACTCCACAAGCCCTGCTTCTGGTCTTCAGCCAGCTAAGTGAGGTTGGTGACTTGTCACCCTGACAGGAGCACCCTCCAGCTGTGCTCTCTGTGAAAGACTGTTCTTCCTACAGCCGAGCAAATCAGGTTGAAGACTCAAAGTCCGACACGGTTAGAACCATCATGGGAGACCCTTATCCAAGGCCCTGAAGTCTCAAATCACAGCCTATTACCCACTCCTGCTGGGCACATGGAGATACCTCAGGCACCCACATGCCAGGCAGTAGACCCACATGCCACCAGGGGGGAATGCTCACACTGCCAGCCCCTGCCAGGGAGATTCTCAGTGATGCCACAGTTCTTCAGCTCATGTGTTCCTCTAGTGTCCTTTGCCCTCTAAGTGCCCAGACTCAGGCCATACACAGCAGACTCTGGCCAACCACCTCCTCATGCTGAGCCTGTGCCCAGGGCCTTCCTAGCAGAATCCTGTGCCTCTTACCTGATCCTCCAAGCGTCATCTCGCCCACAACCTTCCCTTGCCTAGCTGCTACCATTAGCTACTGAGttcaacaaaaacaggagcttCTTAGAGCTCACTCACACCTCTACTTGATAGTTCTTCCCAGCCACTCAcagagaaagcaggctgggctaCCCATCCCGCCAGGAGGGGCCTTCACATCTCAAGGTTTATACAGGTTGGAGGTAGCTAGATTTTTGCAGGTCTCCAGAGCATTCCATGTAAAACACCCTTACAGTCTTCATAACTCGGTGGCTTCCACTTGACCCACATTCAAGACTCAGGATGGTGTGTCCCCACGCTAAGCCTCTGTGGATTCAAAGCAAGTATCACTGAGGGGCAGAGGGTCGTTTCCCAGAGTGAATGCTGTATTTTCTGCCCAATGCCTGCTGCAGTGGTGGGACATAGCTCTCCACTGCTAGAGAGATCTCCTTCCTTGAAAGAATGCACTGTGGGTTTGCCAAGGCCACACCTCAGCTAAAGCTAGGCCAAGTCATGAGTGCCAAGAGACCTAGCACATGGGGTAGGGGTGAGGATCAAGCCAGGCCAGTGTGTCCTCGCCAGCTCATCAAAGCAGGCCACACAAGCCACCACCAACTGGCAGGTGGGTAGTGGGGGCTACTCAGAAAGAAGTTTGATCTCAGCCGTAAGAGTCACCTGGACCCCTGGAGATGGAGGCAGCTGAGCATGGCCTGTATCACATGGTGGGAAGCAGTCTTCCAGTGTGGAAGGTCAGTAAGAAGATGACGGACACTCCAGCACAAGTGCCCAGGCCCAGGATAGTGAAGATGTGGTTACAGGAAAGGGTTTCGAGACTCAAGGGCCAAGAACATGGCTGATTTGAGTTCTGAGTGTCTTCACTGCCACTGGAGATGGGAGCTGAGCAATTGCCTGACCAATCCCTGAAGACTGGATTCTGGCCCAGGAAGAGACCTGTGGCTAGACGAGCCTACAGGTCCCAGACATCAGAGTCAGCCATGGACTCTGCAGGCCTGAGGTCTCTTCTACAGTCTTTATCCTTTTTAAATTCTTCACACACGTGAAAGACTCCGAGGTCATGCAGGACCATATGGCATGGGCCACATCTGGACTGCAGCCATCACCTGTGGACTGCTAGCATCAACACTGGTTTAGAATTAGCCATCTTCCCAGGATGTCAGAGGGTCCATGATGGATACTTCCATTGGATGGATATCCCCCTAATCACAGCGCACCCTCCTCCTCAGACTCAGGGGGATCTTGGCTCTAGCCTGGCTTCTTAGACAGTATGCTTCATTCCAGTGCTGAGCACTACTGTGGCTCTGGGAGCTTAGCCAATGGGTCAGCTCCTCCCGATAAACCACCATTGCCAAGTAGTATTTGAATGACTCGGTAGCTCAGTCAGAGAACCTAGTGGAGCCACCAGACCCCAGAAATAAGCAAAGCCTGCCTGAAAGGACTTGGGCACGTACAAGGAATGTTCTAGAAGCTAAGAATCTCCTGTACCTCAAAAGGATCCATGTGGAAGGTGTTCACAGCCATGGCTTCCCATAAACTTCATCCTGACCCAGTGCATCTTACAAAAACAGCCTGGGACAGCTAGGACCTTTTGGCAAGTGCCTCTGGGGACTGAGGGACTTTGACTGCAGGTCTCAGGGAGTGGGGTCCCTGTGTTCTGACGACCGTAGACAGAGCCTTCTATCTGGTCTCAGGATCTCAGTTACTGTCATAGAGCTAAACTGGGTATCAGGGTCATTCTAGAACAAGTTTTGGTTTTCAaaactttttaaacaaaaatctcttggtattttattttgtgtttgtttattttgtttttccgtTTCCCAGGACTCCGTGAGATTTGGTTTTTACTTTCTAGAACTAGGAATGTTCTAACATGGGAAGAATAAATAGAAAGTTCCCTGTACAGCACATAGTTACAAAAAGgactgtgtggggtgtgtgtgtgtgtgtgtgtgtgtgtgtgtgtgtgtgtgtgtgtgtgtgtgtatgtctgtgtgtgtgtctgtgtgtctgtgtgtgtgtctgtgtgtgtccatgcgtGCACTCGAGCCTGGTGGCACAGACCTGTAATGTCAACTCTCAGAAGACTGGCATAGGAGAaacaaaagttcaaggccagcctgagctacacaatgagacactAGCTCTAATAGTAATTCTAAAATTAACACTTATCAATAACAAATCCCATTTGTCAAACCTGAAGATGGCTGAGTCACAGGTCCTAGGTGGTATAGGACTCTCCAAGGGGGCAGGCTGAAATGAGGAGGTCTCCTGCTATCTTTCTCCAGTTAATTACACACCTCAGACAGGCAAGGGGATGTATGGTGGACACCCTAGTGGGACATGTGGAGGGGTCATAGGTGCATGCCTGCTCCCCACACCACAGCCTCCCTGATAGCCCGGGCACGTGAACAGTGGCTGCATGCCTCAATTCTCCTAACTGAGCCCATCCACCCTCCAGGCTTCCATGAGACTAAACCACTCCAAAACGTACTTTGTCTTTTAGATAAACCGGAAGAGATAGTCCCAGCCTCCAAGCCCTCCAGGACTGCAGAGAACGTGGCCATAGAATCCAGGGTGGCAACCATCAAGCAGCGGCCCACAAGCCGGTGCTTTCCAGCTGCCTCTGATGTGAACGTGAGTGAGCAGAACCGGGTCGGGTTTGGGCTGGCCTAGCTAGTGGACAGGCAGGCAGAAGTTTCAGCATGCAGGGAGCGGCAGGCCAATTCAGTAGCTGGCCTTCACAAGCCCTCTCTGCACATGGTCAGAGCCCACTGTCAGGGGCTAGCACACTGATCCAGTGCAGACCTGGAGCAAGTCAGTTACTAGGCTGAAGTGCAAGCCTCACCACTCCCGTATGCCACCTTTACCTGGGTTTATCCACCAAGTCCCAAGCCTTGAGggtgtccctccatgtgtccaACAAAGAGACATTGGACATAGGGGCAGTGGGAGTGCTCCTCAGACAGTGCTCCTTGCTGCAGCAGAGCCTCACGCACTGTGGTCCTCTGCACAAACCACCTTGTGCTCCAAGGTGGGGTGACATCATCCTTAGAAGGGAAGTGGCTTAATGTGTTGGTCTTCATTGTGCATGGGAGGCACCAGATGCCAACTCACAGCAGTTGCTATTGCTGTGCCCACTCACCCCAAGTAAAAGGCACTCCCAATAAAGAGGTGACAAGTTTCCCAGGAGTCAGGGATAAGTCCTGGACAAAAGTGAGATCTTTGAACCCCTTGGTAcctccttctggtttctggccaCCATCACAGTCCAGTGCCAGGTCTGAGCACTAACTGTCCCACCACATAGCTGAGTATTTTCTCTGACTCACTTTCAGACTGGCTTGGTTTAATCCGGCCCTTTTAACACAGTGACACCTACACTTGCCATGAATTTGGTAAGAGTTTCATAAGATAAGCAATAAAATAGACACCCCCAAGGTTCAGATACTCACTCCTTCCCCTCAGAATCACATAGGGAGGAACCCTGGCCTTCAACACACCTGTATTCTGCCCTGATATTCTCCAACCTGATAACCCCATTGGACAGGTTCCTTTGACCTCCAAGGGGCCAGCATCCTACCTTCCCTGCCTCGGATTCCAGGGTCAGGTGGGTAGAAGTCTGTCAGAGTACACCCACAGATGTGTTCTTAGTGAGCCTTAGTGGCCAATCTTCCCCAAGCCTCCCCCAGGCTGTGGAGCATAGCTGGCCAACCACTTCAGACTGTCAGACAAAACAGCATAGGTGAACCAGCTATGAGGGGCAGGCAGATACTCTCTAAGAGTCCACCTTCAGCCAGAGGAGAGACAGCCCACTGCAGTCTCTGTGACACTTTCCAGGGTTGCTTGGCAGTTCTCACAGGTCAGGAACCCTACTCACATGCACAGGTTTGGTACCTGGACACCTCTATAGTGCCtggaagaggaaaacagaatCCAAACTGAGGACTTGACCAAGGTCACAGGGTATGAGGACTGAGGTGGGACATGGCCTGGATCAGACCCCACTGCCTACCACACTGTGCCTTTCCCCAAGAGCCAGCCATCCTGGTTCTGTTCTCCGTGAGCTTCTCTGCTGACTGGCCGGGGAAATGTCTCAGCAGAGTATGGCTAACTAAGTCTGGGTGTGCTGGCATCCAATGCACAGGAGCTAAAAGGAATATGGGGAGGGCGTGGCCTGAAGAAGCCATGGTGATTGATACCTGAAGCTCCCAGAGCTTCCTGTCGCCTCTGGCCCTGTCACCATGGATGGGGCTCCCAGGGATGCACCTCACCTGGCTCTCTGGTTTGCAGTCCGTGTACGAGCGCCAAGGGATTGCTGTAATGACGCCCACGGTCCCTGGGAGCCCGAAAGGCCCATTTCTGGGCCTCCCTCGAGGTACGATGCGAAGGCAGAAATCGATAGGTAAGAAGCGTGACCCTCCACCCGAAGACGTTGCCCCTAAGCTTTCAAACACAGCCCTCAGCTCCTCAGGGGTTCTGGGCTCCTGACTCCAAGCCCCATGGTTGCCTTGGAACCTAAACTCTAGCCACTCCCCACGGGGACTGCCTACCAGGGGGCAGGTCCCCAGCTTCTCTCCAACAGGCAAAGTCTTGAACATGATGGGGTACGAAACCTTCCTTTATGGTGGTTTCTCTAATCTACTCACAGTAGCAGCCggggaagcagggaggagggtgggaggatGGGCAGACCCCTCCAGTCAATGTTTCATAGGCTGAGCTCAAGGGACATACTTCTCCGGGTGGTCGGGTCAGGTCTGAAACGCTGTGTGTAAGAAAGCAGCTTACATTCCTCGCTAACATCCCATTTCCTTCACTGGCTCGGACAGGGCAAGGTAAACCTGACAGCTCAAGACAGGAAAAACCTCAGTGTGGTCCTTCCCATGTAAACTGTCTGGAAGCCTAGGCTACTGCTAAGCACGGTGGAGCCTTACCATGTAAAGAGAAGGGGTTtgcagcctcctgcctcagcaaggCACCACCAGGAACACAACAGCTCTGTGTGTTCCAGAAGCTCCTCCTGGTGATGCTGCCAGTGACATGGCACGGCTGTTTTTAgtcagaggaggaggcaggaggcggCATCTAGGCAGTAAGGACCATGGTGGTGTCTGCAGCTTGGGTGGCCCGCCCACCCCTGGCACACTCAGGGCCGGGCATAGCTGTACACACACCTTGTTGTATTCCTGGATCTTTCTGGCTAATAACAGTTGATTTCCTCCTGTCAGACAGCAGAATCTTTCTATCAGGTCAGTgaacccccaccctcccccagtTTGGAATCTGTAACTTGAATGTGTCCCAGTTTACTTTATAGGGGGtattcttaaattatttattacTCCTTGGGAATGTCACCGTTAGGCGACACCTCACAGTGAGTGGTCCACAGAGAGCTCCTTCAGCAAGAGACCTCTGAGATGCCAAATTAGCCTCTCACAGGAGTATGTTCAATTTGGAATACCCTTATCAACTGGAAGTTTTCATGGAATCAGTGACTGTAGTttgtcctgggatttttttctttctttctttcttttttttttttattatttcaagtaATTCATTTTGTTGCCTCTGAAAACCTGCATGCTCCCCGTGTTGAGAACTCATCCTTAGTGTCTGCGCTGTGTACGCTGCTTCTGTCTGTATGTCTTAGGCTGTGCTGTCACATCAGCTGACACATACCCGCAGAGAAAGCCCAGTCACACTGTGCCCTCAGCCACATCCCCACTTGTGGTCACACACACTCTTCGCCAGTCAGGTCTCAAACATGGTTCTGCCTTTGTGCCAAGCCACCCAAGCTTGGTTAACTCTGGCAGTCAACCTCAGGTCTCCAGAGAGTCCTGCAGGCCCTCGTCAGAGCTTCTTTGGAGATGGGCAGCCAGCACAGAATAGCTGAGCAGCATCCTGTAGCTACCATGCCCCAAGACTAGGTGGAGAAATCAAGTCTCCCTCCCCTCATGGACACAGTCCATGACAGAATGGCCCTATCTTTCAAGCCAGCCACCTGCTGAGGGCTGAGAAACTCAACCAATACAGAGCCTTTAGTGTGGCCCAGAAGGGGCAGGTGACGAAACTGGTCAATGTTCCCTTGGAGAAAACCACACAGTGACAGTAGCAGCTCCTCCTTGCACATTTGGGACACCACTAGGCAGAACAGGAGGGACAGCAACCTTGACCTTTAGCCACTCATATGGCCCCTCAGGGAGTCAGATGAGAGCCTCACTCCCTTAGGAGCCCTCACCAGGCCTGAACAATGCAAAGACGGATGCCGCCTGCACACTCGTACCCACGGCCACAACTTTGGGTTCATGTTGCCAGGGCTTGGCCTTGTTTTGGACACTTGCCACCCTCACCTCACCCCAGACACCACAGTATGCCCCCAGAGAAGCAAATCCCTAAATGCGTTCATCACACCGAAtgcctgtctttctgtttctggctCCTAGAAGGCGTGTGACTAACCACAGCATCCTGGCCTGTGCCGTGCTTCCTAACAATTGTCTACTGTCTGAGTTTGTGGAGACACAGTGTGTTGCACAGTCCTGAGGACTCCAGTGCGCTTTGTGGTCGCCGGGCTTAACACACTGTGTTCTCTGCTTGCAGGGATAACAGAGGAAGAGCGGCAGTTTCTGGCTCCCCCAATGCTGAAGTTCACCCGAAGCTTGTCCATGCCAGACACTTCTGAGGACATCCCCCCTCCGCCACAGTCTGtgcccccctctccccctccacctTCCCCCACCACATACAACTGTCCCAGGTCCCCGACTCCAAGAGTCTATGGGACAATTAAGCCTGCGTTCAACCAGAACCCCGTCGCCAAGGTGCCCCCAGCCACCAGGTCTGACACTGTGGCCACCATGATGCGGGAAAAGGGGATGTTCtacaggagagagctggaccgCTTTTCCCTGGACTCAGAAGACGTCTACAGCCGCAGCCCCGCCCCACAGGCTGCCTTCCGCACCAAGCGGGGACAGATGCCTGAGAACCCGTACTCGGAGGTGGGAAAGATAGCCAGCAAGGCCGTCTATGTCCCTGCCAAGCCAGCCAGGCGGAAGGGCATGCTGGTAAAGCAGTCCAACGTGGAGGACAGCCCTGAGAAGACGTGCTCCATCCCCATCCCAACCATCATAGTCAAGGAACCCTCCACCAGCAGCAGCGGCAAGAGCAGCCAGGGGAGCAGCATGGAGATCGACCCCCAGGCCACTGAGCCCGGCCAGCTGCGGCCAGATGACAGCCTCACCGTCAGCAGCCCCTTCGCGGCAGCCATCGCTGGGGCCGTGCGTGACCGGGAGAAGCGTCTGGAAGCCAGGAGGAATTCCCCGGCCTTCCTCTCCACCGACCTGGGAGATGAGGACGTGGGTCTGGGGCCTCCTGCTCCCCGGATGCAGCCCTCCAAGTTTCCCGAGGAGGGTGGGTTTGGTGATGAGGATGAAACGGAACAGCCGCTATTGCCTACCCCTGGAGCAGCGCCCAGGGAGCTGGAGAACCACTTCCTAGGTGGTGGTGAGGCTGGTGCTCAGGGGGAGGCTGGGGGACCCCTGAGTTCCACATCCAAAGCCAAGGGGCCTGAAAGTGGCCCAGCAGCCGCCCTCAAGAGCAGCAGCCCAGCCAGCCCTGAGAATTACGTGCACCCACTCACGGGGCGGCTGCTCGACCCCAGCTCCCCGCTGGCCCTGGCACTGTCCGCCAGGGACCGAGCCATGCAGGAGTCCCAGCAAGGACACAAGGGGGAGGCCCCCAAGGCCGACCTTAACAAGCCTCTCTACATCGATACCAAAATGCGGCCCAGTGTGGAGTCCGGCTTTCCACCGGTCACCAGACAGAACACCAGGGGTCCCCTGCGAAGGCAGGAGACAGAGAACAAGTATGAGACGGACCTGAGCAAGGACCGGAGGGCTGACGACAAGAAGAACATGCTGATCAACATCGTGGACACTGCCCAGCAGAAGTCAGCCGGCCTACTGATGGTGCACACAGTGGACATTCCCGTGGCGGGGCCACccctggaggaagaggaggacagagaggaTGGGGATACAAAGCCAGACCACTCACCCTCCACAGTGCCAGAAGGCGTTCCCAAAACCGAAGGTGCTTTACAGATCTCCGCTGCCCCGGAGCCCGCCGCTGCGCCCGGCAGGACCATCGTGGCAGCGGGCTCCGTGGAAGAGGCGGTAATTCTGCCATTCcgcatcccccctccccctctggcGTCCGTGGACTTGGATGAGGACTTTCTTTTCACAGAACCATTGCCTCCTCCCCTGGAATTCGCCAATAGTTTTGATATCCCCGACGACCGGGCAGCTTCAGTTCCCGCTCTGGCTGACCTGGTCAAGCAGAAGAAAAGTGACACCCCTCAGCCCCCTTCGTTGAActccagccaaccagccaactcTACAGACAGTAAGAAGCCAGCCGGCATCTCAAACTGTCTGCCCTCCTCATTCCTGCCACCCCCCGAAAGCTTTGACGCGGTCACCGACTCGGGGATCGAGGAGGTGGACAGCCGGAGTAGCAGCGACCACCACCTGGAGACAACCAGCACCATCTCCACAGTGTCCAGCATCTCCACGCTGTCTTCAGAGGGCGGGGAGAGCATGGATACTTGCACAGTCTATGCAGACGGGCAAGCCTTTGTGGTTGACAAGCCCCCAGTACCTCCAAAGCCAAAAATGAAGCCCATCGTTCACAAAAGCAACGCACTTTACCAAGACACGCTCCCAGAAGAGGACACAGATGGCTTTGTGATCCCCCCACCTGCACCCCCGCCCCCGCCCGGCAGTGCCCAGGCCGGTGTGGCGAAGGTCATCCAGCCAAGGACCTCCAAGTTGTGGGGTGATGTTACAGAGGTCAAAAGCCCAATTCTCTCAGGCCCAAAGGCAAATGTCATTAGTGAGTTAAACTCCATTCTGCAGCAGATGAACAGGGGGAAATCGGTCAAGCCTGGGGAAGGGCTGGAGCTGCCCGTGGGAGCCAAGTCAGCTAACCTCGCTCCAAGGTAAGTTCGAAATCAGCTTGGGGATGTGTGGTCCAGTGCTGGCCAAGAAAAACCATTGGGGAGCTACCTATGCAGTCGAGAAGAGGGGGCCTGCATGGCCTCTGCCACACCTATTAGGCTACAACCATGTTGTCACCATCCTGTCACCGGACTACGGCAGAGCCAAGGCCATGGCTACCATGCAACTTATGACACACCCTCCTAAGGACACATAAAGAAACCAGGGGAGGACCAGGCCCATGCTTGCTTCCAGAAGGAAGCTCAGGTCTCTGCTCTGTTTCCTCCAGCCCTTTGCCAGGACTACctcaaaggcaggcagagctccaTTAAAACCCAAACTGGTCAACAGAGGTGGCCAGAGGGTGGGCAGTGTGGCCAGCGTCTGAACGTGGGTGTACCGTTCCCTCTCCCTTAATCACTCATGGGGTTGAGGATTCAGAAGGAGTTGGGTCATTGCTCCGGATGAACATCTGCCCCTCCACTACATCACCCCACCCAGGCTCAGATGCTACAAAGGAGTCACTGCCAGCCGAGCCCAGTGGGCCATTTTCAGCATCACATAGGGTTCAA is part of the Rattus norvegicus strain BN/NHsdMcwi chromosome 1, GRCr8, whole genome shotgun sequence genome and harbors:
- the Shank2 gene encoding SH3 and multiple ankyrin repeat domains protein 2 isoform c (isoform c is encoded by transcript variant 3), which encodes MMSVPGGGAATVMMTGYNNGRYPRNSLYSDCIIEDKTVVLQKKDNEGFGFVLRGAKADTPIEEFTPTPAFPALQYLESVDEGGVAWQAGLRTGDFLIEVNNENVVKVGHRQVVNMIRQGGNHLVLKVVTVTRNLDPDDTARKKAPPPPKRAPTTALTLRSKSMTAELEELVDKASVRKKKDKPEEIVPASKPSRTAENVAIESRVATIKQRPTSRCFPAASDVNSVYERQGIAVMTPTVPGSPKGPFLGLPRGTMRRQKSIDSRIFLSGITEEERQFLAPPMLKFTRSLSMPDTSEDIPPPPQSVPPSPPPPSPTTYNCPRSPTPRVYGTIKPAFNQNPVAKVPPATRSDTVATMMREKGMFYRRELDRFSLDSEDVYSRSPAPQAAFRTKRGQMPENPYSEVGKIASKAVYVPAKPARRKGMLVKQSNVEDSPEKTCSIPIPTIIVKEPSTSSSGKSSQGSSMEIDPQATEPGQLRPDDSLTVSSPFAAAIAGAVRDREKRLEARRNSPAFLSTDLGDEDVGLGPPAPRMQPSKFPEEGGFGDEDETEQPLLPTPGAAPRELENHFLGGGEAGAQGEAGGPLSSTSKAKGPESGPAAALKSSSPASPENYVHPLTGRLLDPSSPLALALSARDRAMQESQQGHKGEAPKADLNKPLYIDTKMRPSVESGFPPVTRQNTRGPLRRQETENKYETDLSKDRRADDKKNMLINIVDTAQQKSAGLLMVHTVDIPVAGPPLEEEEDREDGDTKPDHSPSTVPEGVPKTEGALQISAAPEPAAAPGRTIVAAGSVEEAVILPFRIPPPPLASVDLDEDFLFTEPLPPPLEFANSFDIPDDRAASVPALADLVKQKKSDTPQPPSLNSSQPANSTDSKKPAGISNCLPSSFLPPPESFDAVTDSGIEEVDSRSSSDHHLETTSTISTVSSISTLSSEGGESMDTCTVYADGQAFVVDKPPVPPKPKMKPIVHKSNALYQDTLPEEDTDGFVIPPPAPPPPPGSAQAGVAKVIQPRTSKLWGDVTEVKSPILSGPKANVISELNSILQQMNRGKSVKPGEGLELPVGAKSANLAPRSPEVMSTVSGTRSTTVTFTVRPGTSQPITLQSRPPDYESRTSGPRRAPSPVVSPTELSKEILPTPPSAAAASPSPTLSDVFSLPSQSPAGDLFGLNPAGRSRSPSPSILQQPISNKPFTTKPVHLWTKPDVADWLESLNLGEHKETFMDNEIDGSHLPNLQKEDLIDLGVTRVGHRMNIERALKQLLDR
- the Shank2 gene encoding SH3 and multiple ankyrin repeat domains protein 2 isoform X13 gives rise to the protein MMSVPGGGAATVMMTGYNNGRYPRNSLYSDCIIEDKTVVLQKKDNEGFGFVLRGAKADTPIEEFTPTPAFPALQYLESVDEGGVAWQAGLRTGDFLIEVNNENVVKVGHRQVVNMIRQGGNHLVLKVVTVTRNLDPDDTARKKAPPPPKRAPTTALTLRSKSMTAELEELVDKASVRKKKDKPEEIVPASKPSRTAENVAIESRVATIKQRPTSRCFPAASDVNSVYERQGIAVMTPTVPGSPKGPFLGLPRDSRIFLSGITEEERQFLAPPMLKFTRSLSMPDTSEDIPPPPQSVPPSPPPPSPTTYNCPRSPTPRVYGTIKPAFNQNPVAKVPPATRSDTVATMMREKGMFYRRELDRFSLDSEDVYSRSPAPQAAFRTKRGQMPENPYSEVGKIASKAVYVPAKPARRKGMLVKQSNVEDSPEKTCSIPIPTIIVKEPSTSSSGKSSQGSSMEIDPQATEPGQLRPDDSLTVSSPFAAAIAGAVRDREKRLEARRNSPAFLSTDLGDEDVGLGPPAPRMQPSKFPEEGGFGDEDETEQPLLPTPGAAPRELENHFLGGGEAGAQGEAGGPLSSTSKAKGPESGPAAALKSSSPASPENYVHPLTGRLLDPSSPLALALSARDRAMQESQQGHKGEAPKADLNKPLYIDTKMRPSVESGFPPVTRQNTRGPLRRQETENKYETDLSKDRRADDKKNMLINIVDTAQQKSAGLLMVHTVDIPVAGPPLEEEEDREDGDTKPDHSPSTVPEGVPKTEGALQISAAPEPAAAPGRTIVAAGSVEEAVILPFRIPPPPLASVDLDEDFLFTEPLPPPLEFANSFDIPDDRAASVPALADLVKQKKSDTPQPPSLNSSQPANSTDSKKPAGISNCLPSSFLPPPESFDAVTDSGIEEVDSRSSSDHHLETTSTISTVSSISTLSSEGGESMDTCTVYADGQAFVVDKPPVPPKPKMKPIVHKSNALYQDTLPEEDTDGFVIPPPAPPPPPGSAQAGVAKVIQPRTSKLWGDVTEVKSPILSGPKANVISELNSILQQMNRGKSVKPGEGLELPVGAKSANLAPRSPEVMSTVSGTRSTTVTFTVRPGTSQPITLQSRPPDYESRTSGPRRAPSPVVSPTELSKEILPTPPSAAAASPSPTLSDVFSLPSQSPAGDLFGLNPAGRSRSPSPSILQQPISNKPFTTKPVHLWTKPDVADWLESLNLGEHKETFMDNEIDGSHLPNLQKEDLIDLGVTRVGHRMNIERALKQLLDR